The DNA region CGGTACGCCTCCACCAGCTCGGCCCCCTCGGGCGTGAAGTCGTGCGCCGGGTCGCGCACGAAGCCGCGGCGCGTGTACATGCCGATCGCCGTGCGCATGCTGCGCGAGCTGTGGAGTCCCAGCACCGTCGCGCCCGCGCGCCGCGCGCGGCGCACGCACTCCTCCAGCAGCGTCGCGCCCACGCCCAGCCCGCGCGCCTCGGGCGCGACGGCCAGCAGCCGCAGCTCGGGCCACGGCGCGCCCGCGGTCAGGCCGCCGTACGCGTCCGTGGACGGCGCGAACAGCATCACGCTGCCCACCACGCGCCCGTCGTGCTCCGCCACCAGCCGCTCGGCCGGCGCGTCGGAGTCGAGCGCCGCGCGCACCGCGGCGTCCAGCCCCGCCCACGCGGTCGGCGTCATCACGCTCGCGTACTCCGCGTAGGCGGCGAGCGTGAGCGCGCGCACCACCTCGCGCTCGTCGTCGCGCGCCTCGCGCACCTGCACGGCGCCGGCGTCGGGTCGCATCATCCTGCCCTCCATGCTCAGGGCGCGACCACCCGCGCCCAGTCCCATCCCTCCAGCCCGCGCGCGTTCACCGCGCGCACCGAGACGACGTGGCCCGCGGGGATGCGCAGCCGCGCCTCGGGGCCCGACACCGTCGTCACCGTGCGCAGCGGATCCTCCGCCGGCCCGTGCGCCACCCGGTAGCTGCGCACGTTGCGCTCGGGGCTCGGCGTCCAGCGCAGCGTCACCACGTCGCCCGCGCGCGCGGCGGTGAGGTTCGTGAGGCGCGAGGGGCTCGACGCCAGCAGCATGACCGTCGCGACGTTGGCGCGCGTCGTCTCGGTCACCAGCTCCTGGTTGATCGTCTCCAGCACGTCGTGCGGCTGGTGGTAGTGCGGGTTGCCGAGCACGGGATACGAGCCGAAGCCGCCGACGACGTCGCCCCAAGCGTCGTAGAGCGCGTGCGCGTCCGTGTTCTTGTAGTAGACGGCGTCGTACGTCACCAGCCGCGAGAAGCCGAGCGCGGCGCCGTGCTGCACGTCGCGGATGCCGGGGTTCGAGTAGCGGATCGTGTTGTCCAGCCGCTGGTCGTTCGACCAGCCCATCATGTCGTTGTTCAT from Roseisolibacter agri includes:
- a CDS encoding GNAT family N-acetyltransferase, which encodes MMRPDAGAVQVREARDDEREVVRALTLAAYAEYASVMTPTAWAGLDAAVRAALDSDAPAERLVAEHDGRVVGSVMLFAPSTDAYGGLTAGAPWPELRLLAVAPEARGLGVGATLLEECVRRARRAGATVLGLHSSRSMRTAIGMYTRRGFVRDPAHDFTPEGAELVEAYRLALDGEPHR